Proteins from a single region of Gasterosteus aculeatus chromosome 20, fGasAcu3.hap1.1, whole genome shotgun sequence:
- the spmip4 gene encoding uncharacterized protein spmip4, whose protein sequence is MAEKMTKIPTPKQHPYSSHISKFAMFPSFHSPDDHETGVAHNITVLRKTKGGPYRHEVLETPMQTRKKAVTWTGEHRSLDPLNGEDQVLHPAPPKAVLPNPKPRAWDLSLSERTSNMLKNLERSRWVTSYQMHHTGSGPANPLMMDDFKEKICDLTGMNSLAVPLRERSFPVFIPSKPRGGCRRRQRESCSPTAIELPNHSQAPNQCSPPAAINQQGQPDISAKFNETPHTKQQYHSQSEHMSGSSEEESSKVFLHKQPSRSSLYESRERENGKLQLCPSPVQESLSQISQKGNISGPEPPLETELTSEKSLTKLCGGNLSTTRQSSVVKELTSIGSNAKLSSRAASEQERAKGGELPGTTSNPSILPRPPVLPGIRPLYRVRSEGREALCLLDLQNSFSKSKAHHEFNCCITRAAVNLRDNVVTGKKHDFYGINCYHLHG, encoded by the exons ATGGC AGAGAAAATGACAAAGATACCAACTCCAAAACAGCATCCCTATTCATCCCACATCTCCAAGTTTGCAATGTTCCCATCCTTCCACTCCCCAGATGACCATGAAACAGGAGTCGCACACAACATCACCGTGCTAAGGAAAACTAAAG GTGGTCCATACAGACACGAGGTCTTGGAGACGCCCATGCAAACCAGGAAAAAAGCTGTTACGTGGACCGGAGAACACAGATCCTTGGAT CCGTTGAACGGAGAAGATCAGGTGTTACACCCCGCTCCTCCAAAGGCGGTGCTGCCCAACCCTAAACCTCGTGCCTGGGATTTGTCGTTATCCGAGCGGACAAGCAACATGCTGAAGAATTTGGAGCGATCACGCTGGGTCACCTCCTACCAAATGCACCACACAG GATCCGGGCCAGCAAATCCGCTCATGATGGATGATTTCAAGGAAAAAATCTGTGACCTTACTGGGATGAATTCACTTGCTGTACCACTG AGAGAAAGGTCTTTTCCCGTATTCATTCCATCCAAACCCAGAGGAGGATGTAGAAGACGACAGCGGGAAAGCTGCAGTCCAACTGCCATTGAACTTCCGAATCATTCTCAAGCTCCAAACCAatgctctcctcctgctgctatAAACCAACAGGGGCAACCAGACATCTCAGCTAAGTTTAACGAGACACCACATACAAAACAACAGTACCATAGTCAATCCGAGCACATGTCTGGCTCCTCAGAAGAAGAGTCGTCCAAGGTGTTCTTACACAAGCAACCAAGCAGAAGCTCTCTTTATgagagcagggagagagaaaacgGCAAATTACAGCTCTGTCCAAGTCCAGTGCAAGAGTCCTTGTCCCAGATCAGCCAAAAGGGGAACATCTCAGGTCCAGAGCCGCCTCTGGAGACGGAGCTCACCAGTGAGAAGAGCCTGACCAAGCTGTGTGGAGGAAATCTTTCTACCACTAGACAGTCATCTGTGGTCAAAGAGTTGACAAGTATTGGATCAAATGCTAAGTTGTCATCAAGGGCAGCTTCAGAGCAGGAGAGGGCAAAGGGCGGAGAACTGCCAGGCACAACGTCCAATCCCAGCATCCTGCCGAGGCCTCCTGTCCTTCCTGGCATTCGCCCGCTGTACAGAGTCAGATCGGAGGGTAGAGAAGCTCTCTGCCTCCTGGACCTTCAAAATTCATTCAGTAAGTCAAAGGCCCATCACGAATTTAACTGCTGTATCACACGTGCTGCCGTGAACCTGAGGGACAATGTGGTCACAGGGAAGAAACATGACTTCTACGGGATCAATTGTTACCACCTGCATGGATGA